A region of the Pseudorca crassidens isolate mPseCra1 chromosome 9, mPseCra1.hap1, whole genome shotgun sequence genome:
GGGGCATGAACAGTGGGGCAAACTTTATTCTCACTTGATGAATCTGATGCAATATCTTCTAGACTTTTGGAAGGCATTTTCCTAGCagcactcatttccaaagttttcAAAACAGGTCTGGGTTCTTCTTCTGAACCTGTTGCAAGACAAAACCGATGAATActgcacaaaagaaaaaagaaaacaaccaaactCTTAATAATCAATGGACACTGAAATGGTAGGTTGAAAGGAGGCATTATGCCATAAGCCTCTATACTTTTATTCACTCTATGAAGCACtccaacagaagaaaataaaatttctccacTAAAGAATATTAGTATATTCTTTAAATAACTTTCCTggtcaagaaatatttgtaagcATAAATGATACAGAAACAAGATTAACAAGATTCCCACATTAATAGAAATGTGCTCTCTTAGTCTTTTACACCTCTATTTTAGGCACATGATTTGTTCTGTGCCAGACTTTGAATCTTTCCCCTTCACTTCTAGCTTTTGAAGACAGCCACAAAATAGTTTTAGGAGCATTAAAATAATTAGCTGAAAACCATAGAAGGCAGGATTCAGATGTTTTAACATCTGTGTATAATTGGGTACACAGATGGGTGAATTCTCCAGATCAACAAATGTAGGCTTTTTGGGTTTCATGAACTGGTGAAATTTCCAACAAAATGTTGGGTAATGACATGAGGTagtcaactttttattttactaaggcatttgcggggggggggaggTCTCTATTATCTACTAatgcctttattttataaaaggaaaggcATTTTAGgaccacaagggaaaaaaaaaaggaagaaaaaccgcATAACCAGAAAATAAGAACAGTTCTTTAAAAACATctaattttataaaagtttttcTCTAGATAGTCCTTAATTGCTCCATTTTGACAGTGGAAACTCCATCATGGATAAGCCCTGGTCTGAGTACTCTCACTCATCACTGTTGTAGTCTCAGTGACTAGAACAGTGGCTGGCAACAGGCACTTCGAAAATGTTTGCTAAATCAACGAATGATTCCATTAATGAGTCGATGAATTTGGGAACTACTTCTCTAGACAATACTTTCCTGAAATGCATCCCAGTTCTGCCCAATGTTAATAGGCATTCTCCAGTAAATGGATCCTAAGATGAATTAGATTTGGGACGCTCTGTGTTCAAACTTAAATGGTTTCTTACTGCAGACCTTCTTAGTGACTTTAATATGCTTTAGTGTACTAATCATGTGCACGATCTCCCAGCATTCCCTCCCCCTTTTTAAAGGAACATACTGAGGTATTGGTTGGTTAAGAGCTCAGCCACAAGTCAAACATGTTAGGCTGCTCATCAAAGTTATGGTGCCTTGTTGTCAGGTTCTTCCCTACTCTCACTCCACCCCcacccatttatttaaaaaataataatttaggttAGAAGATACAAAACTATGTACTATTTTATACCTCCTACTtggcttataattttaaaatatcttctctggGCTCTGTCTGGGTGGTTATTTatattgattatttcttttttagatagGCTTTTTTGCTGTTCAATCAGTTACGCTGGTATACTTTAACACAGCCATATACATTAAGCAATAGTCTGTAAAGTAAGTGCAAATTTACAAGCCCTTCGCCTCCTATAGGTCAATTTGGCCCAGTAACTCATGGGGTAGCTTAGTAAAAGTGTACTTCAACAAGTTTAAGATGTTGCCTTAGAAGATACAAAACTATGTACTATTTTATACCTCCTACTtggcttataattttaaaatatcttctctggGCTCTGTCTGGGTGGTTATTTatattgattatttcttttttagatagGCTTTTTTGCTGTTCAATCAGTTACGCTGGTATACTTTAACACAGCCATATACATTAAGCAATAGTCTGTAAAGTAAGTGCAAATTTACAAGCCCTTCGCCTCCTATAGGTCAATTTGGCCCAGTAACTCATGGGGTAGCTTAGTAAAAGTGTACTTCAACAAGTTTAAGATGTTGCCTTAACACTCTTGCATATGTCTGGTTTGAGAGACTggtatttcattttccttttctcaccAGTTATAAATGTTAAAGGGGCTTCAGCTTGATTACTTAGGATTAAAGGTGGATTCTTTGGTCACTTTTCAATAATAGGCCCTACAGCTACTTGCAAAGGAGCCCAAACCTCACCAATCAGCCACTCAGTAAAGCTCATTTGTTCTCAATGAGACTGAAGGGAGCCAGAAAATGACAAATTCTATTAATTTTCTACTAAGGAAGGTGATCAACATTAGTCGTTGTGCAACTTTGGTTAAAATGTTCCAGCCAGAGAGCATCCTTTATCATTTCATCATTCTAATCAGCTAACTTCTAATCCCTATTTGTCCCTGGGTTTCTCTCCCAAAATAGCCAGGTTGCTCAGAATAGCAAACTGAGACAAGCCCTATCTTTTATAGCCTGGCTGAAACCAGAAGCCCAAGTCCACTTAGGTGAATATGATAATTGATTAAGATCTCCATCCACTTAGCTAAGGCTGGAGCCAAAGAAATGCAGCAGGCCAGGCAATGCCCTTATAGGTGGAATCAGGTGAGGTCATCAGACTGAGGCATACCCTAGAAGGGGAGGATCCTGCAGATAATTGCAAACAAGAGGGAGAGAGTGGCAACAGAAACACCACAGCCCAAGGTATCTCAGGGAAACTTCTAGCCTTGCACTTTGTTCCTGGTACTTAGCCACTAATGTGGTAAACTACTGTTCTTAAAAGGGAAATGTGTGACCAATATGGGAGTTTCTTGCCACAAATCTTACTAGAGACTCCTGTATGGACTGCCAATTAGGAAATTCTAATTAGCTCCAAGAGAAAAGCACACTTGGATGTTTTAGAGGTACTCTCTAAACCccaaaagttctttaaaaaatatttttgaaacctAAAAATTCTATCACTGATCAGTGAGAATAAAGTCAGATTCTGAAACACTGCCTGATGGGTAAAGCTATCTCTATGTAACTCATTTGATTaaagaagataaaaggaaatgtagttttttattaagaaaatctAGGGAGAACTGAAGTACAAAGAAGAATTTAGTACTATTTGGGATTGTCAAATTAATCCCAATTCTAAAAACTACACCATCCTTTATGTCAGCATTACATAAATCAACTCATTAACCAATCAGTTAAAAACTTCAAAATGCTCGCTGGAGGTATTTCTGCAGCTTTCTGCCTTAGAACTGATGTTTCCATCTGAAATATCAGAGTCAGAGaaaccttccttttcttcctttttctcttgtctCTTATATGGTGATGCCAGAATCAATTCaactttacttatttttgtaGAGTTTTCTTTGTCTGTCAGGAGAGGAATGGGTTGCCTATTTCTGGGCACGTTCATTGCTTCAGGAGCCTCTTTGAAACCAAGCTCCTGAAAAGCCCCTTCTCAAACTATTGCAACCTCACTTTCATAATTCCTGTCCTCTGGGGGTTTTATAGTTTCAGTGGTCCCTATTTCATGGTCCACAGAAAGTTGTGAGGTTCCAGGGATCTCAACCCCACTTTCAAAACCACAGAGATCTATTGGTAAATCAGCCAGCTTTGTCTCTTCCCAACACTTTATCACGTTGCCTGACTTGAGATTTGAAAACATTACTCTTAAGTTTCATTTCCGAGGCCTTTGAGGCTGTCCAGTAAAAAGAGGGCACTTTCCCCAAGAACCTGGCCTGCTTTGACTGTGAAGGCTCCTCCTCAGGAGTTTCTTCCTTCACTGACACTTGGAGCTGATAAGAAGGACCGTTAGATGATTCTTTAAGGAGTTTCtcaaagccaatctcaaaagcaCTCCCAGTAATTGATGGAGCCTCAGGCTTTTctactgtttcttttatttccttaggatgGAATTCAGAAGCAGCCTGCCTGGGCACCTCAGTACTACCTATTAACTTTGATGAATAAAGGGTCCCTGTATCACTGTCATATTTTGAGCAGGGGGTTTCAATTGTTTCCTTCAGTAGTTTTTCTAAGACAGCACTGAATTCAAGGAGCTCTGATTTAGGTTGAATAATTGTTTCCCTCACAGTTTCTGTCACTTCCTGAGATAACTCTTTGCCATCCTGAGCAACAGTAGAAGCAGATGAGCTAAGGGTTTGCTCTGATGGAGGCATCTGGGCAGCTAAATAAGATCCAACTTTATGAGTTTTATCAGGAACTACACTGAAGGAATACAAATCCTTTCTGTCTGGAACTATGCTGTCCATCGTAGTCTGTGATGGGATAACTCCCAGAGAATTTGAGGGGCTACCTTCTACCTGCACGCCTTCAGGAAATTCTGCTTTTACTCCTCCAGAAACTACTTCCCTCCCAACTGGATAAGTCAACAAAGCTTCTCTAAGTAGCTTTTGTAATACAGACTTTACATCATTCAGTGCAGGTTTGGGTAGAAGAAGAACTTTTTCTACAGTCTCAGAAATTCCCTTTGAGAAGGTAGTGCCTTATTCTGAGGAACAAGATGAGCATCCTTAGAAGAAGGCACACCTTGGGGAGTGTTGGCCACATCCCCAAAAGAACCCTTTCTGTGGTGATAGGAAGGTTGATCCAATGGGTAAGAACCTTCTGCAGCCATCTGAAACAAGTTCTCCGTGTTTAGATGGCACTCACCGCTTTGAGCTTTCTGGGAGAGAGCTGAATTTCCCGAAGTTCCTGCCTCTGGAAAAGCAGCTAGTATCTCTCTCTGATAGGCTGATGTGTTCTGACTCCACTCTATCCCTTTTTCATAAACTCTACTCTCTTCAGACTCAGAGTCGATCCTAGTGGTTGCCGGTTCACATTTGGTTTGCAAGGAAGAGGGTGGAGGTCCAGTTGCTTCCTTCAGGAGTTTGTCTAGACTAGCAGTCAAAGTGTTCGAATTGACCTTTGGAGGAGCTACTGTTTTGTCTATATGCTCATTAATGATCTCCTTAGGTCTTTTGGCTTCTTCCTCGGTATCAGCAAAGTCTGTCTTTCGAGGCCATGTCCTATTTTCAGAAATACCTGGTTCGAGCGCTTGTTTTTTATGAACTTTTCCACCACAGGGCTGGATGACTGGTGATGAGGCTTCTGAAAGCAGCTTCTGTAAGCTGTCATTAAACGCGTCTCTGTAGTCTTTAGAGAAAACACTTGTTTTCACGAGGGATTCTTGAATCTCTTGAATCTCTCGGTCAGAGTaatccttttcttccttgaaCACTGGAGTAACAAACCCTTCTGTAttttttcccatgttttccttTGATGACTCATATCCTGGCAACTGATGAGTGGACTTTCTGGGTGGTCTCAATGGAAATGTGGTTTCATTTGGTAACACCTGGAGTGTGccctttgaatttaatttctctatttcCTCTCTTTCCGGAACTTTTTTCTGGCTTAGAAGCGTCTCTCTTTCATGGGTATTTTTTCCTGATGATTTAATGTCACTAAATTCTTCGCGTTTCTGGCTATTAAAAGGCACAGGATTTTTTTGGCTTGTGGTAGTATTCTTCTCAATATTATCTTGACTGTTTGGATTGGCTCCTAAGTCCCAAAACTTTCTCAAATTCTCAAATTGAGAGTGATTATAGACCTGTTCTGTATTGGGTTCATCCATTCTTTCTTTTAGGGATATAACTTTAAAGTTGCGATTCCATTCACCAATCAGAGATCTGTCTTTCTCCAAAGAGGTATGTATTTCACTCCCAACATTTGAAGGAAGTTGCAGTGGTGGAAAAGTAATGTCCTTTTCACAATGCAAACTGTCTGTCACTGGTAATCTTCTTATAGGCTCAGTTGTCTTACTCTGAAACAGAGACACTTTACCTGGTTGGCCAGCTGAAGGATCATTTTTGGATGGACCTGATATTTGGGGCCTGGTCTCTTTAGTTTTATTTGAGGAATAAAAATGGCAGAGATGGGCTGCTTGACCATCCTTATGTAGGACCACTTGTTTGGCAGTGACTTGATTATTATATTTACTACAGCCTGTAGATAAATTGTCCATGGACTTCACAGGCTGATATGCTTTAGCAGAAAGTCGTTCCTGACAAAATGAAGATGTCGGTTCTTTATGAGTTAAGTTAGCAGTAGCTTTCTCACCTTCCCAAAAGGATATTCTGTCACTCACTCTTTTGTATTTCTCTCTTTGCACTTGGTTTTGGGGAACCTCACCTGCTTCTTGTAGTTGGACCTTAGGCTCCTTCCAAGGAGATTTATTGTTGGTAGCCTCAGGGGGTGACTCAACAGTCTCTGATTCTGAAGAAGCTTTTAGGATGTAACTATCTCttcctttgctctctctctctgccttcacGTTGTCTTTCAAACTCCATTGTTCGATAACTGTTGAAGAGTCAAAATTCACTTCtgactttcttctatttttttcataaacaCAAAGCTTGGGCTCTTCTTCACCTAAACTGTCAACATCCTTAGTGTTGCATGGAACTTGATCTTCTGCATGAGATCCTTTGCAAACACTGTAGGAGTAGTTATTGGTTGGAGGAAGTACCCCAATTCCTTCTCCTACGTTTTTTGAACCTTGGCTATAGTCCACAGTTTTACTCTCTTGATTTGGACTGGAGATTTCAAATGGTTGCAGTATGCCTGGACTTTCCTTGCCTTGTGGGGACAAATTAATAGATTTGGGTTTGATATTCACATTTTTGCCATTTCCAAAAGGCATATtttcctctacctggaatgtTGAATCAGATCCCACAGGTGTCAATTGAACTTTGGTGGATAACAGAGCCTttgagtcattttctttttgactgGTATCACCTGTCACCAAGGCAACAGCAATCCGTGACTTtgagtctgttttttctttgggCTCTATTTCTTGGGAATATTCGAGAGATGATTTCTTGTCATCTGAATGAGAACTTCGGTTAAACCAGTCTAGGACTTTAGATATGGAATCATCGGTTGTCTTCCTTATCTCAGTGGCATGTGGACCAGAGCATGAGGACGTCTTAGCTTTTAGGGACTTGAGAAGAGGGGGCTTACCTTGCTGATGGTCTCTAGAACTGAGATCTGGCACCTGAGATGACTCAGGCTCAACGTGAGACAGTTCATCTGCAACATAGAAATGCTTTtctaaataagaaaagagaatgcTTAAAGAATTATTATTCAATCACTCACATTACCTTTTAAAAAGGCACTTTGTATTTACATTTTCTACACCATTAGCTGTTTATATCAGCATTTATCTGGAGTTATAATGTAAACCATCCTAAATAAGATATTCTACCAAAGATGCCCTATAACAGTAAAGGAAGGTAAACGTAGGCCCCTGGAAGTATGGGATGTAAGCCGAATTGGGGAATTTCTTTCAAGTGTCTGTTTTATTCTAAAACATCAAGTAGATTTTGTATTCTGACCTGTGttacattttaaacattaatttttctcAAAGCTTTGCATAAAATAGACACTCCAGGAAGATACATCATGTTGATTTTATGACGCCACCTATCTACTGGCCCACTCATAAACCCTAGAGAGGGCTTATACTCAAGTTCGAGAAACACAGACTTAGGAGATTTCAGAAGTTAGAAAAACAACGTTCAAGGAAGATTAAACAAGGAGCTCCCTCCAAAACATCAGAATGGCACAAGAAGGATATTAGCATCCAAGGGCCTTACTCCTGGTTTACTGAACCAGAATCTCTGAagatggggcccaggaatctttCCTACCAGCTATCCCAGTAGTTGTTTTGCATACTTCAGTTTGAGGACCATGGTCTCAAGAGGCTCCCCCATGATCCCCTATTTCCCTTCTACAATCTGTAAGCTGGAGATAGTCTCTGTGAGACAAAGTAAAATGAGGACTGATGGAGAATGGGATTTCTACCTGTTCCCTGATGTTTGCCAACCAACGGCTAGGAGGCTAGGGAAGGACACTTAAATTCTTTCTAGTCTACCAAGAAAGTAGggagaaattatactccaataaagatgttaaaaaaaaaaaaaagaaaaagtagggaGAGACCTTTCTGAGCCTTATTCACAGGGCACATGGCACATGTGGATGAGGGAACTCAGGCATTCTTTCCCTTTAGCTAAGACTAAAGGTGTCTCAGCATTTCTTGCTCTTCCTTATAAATGCTAAGCTACACAATACATGTTCTTGAAAATTACATGAGCTGAATTTTTATGACATTAGCTACATCTGAAATGCACCAGAGGAGATGTCAGTTAATAAAAttatctctttgattttaatcatCAACTCTGGCTAAATGCTAAAACAACAAAGGCTTATACAATAATTGGCACATAGTGGATATTGGTTTCCTTTCATAACTACACATTATACTATTA
Encoded here:
- the LOC137230686 gene encoding synaptotagmin-like protein 2 isoform X3; its protein translation is MPFGNGKNVNIKPKSINLSPQGKESPGILQPFEISSPNQESKTVDYSQGSKNVGEGIGVLPPTNNYSYSVCKGSHAEDQVPCNTKDVDSLGEEEPKLCVYEKNRRKSEVNFDSSTVIEQWSLKDNVKAERESKGRDSYILKASSESETVESPPEATNNKSPWKEPKVQLQEAGEVPQNQVQREKYKRVSDRISFWEGEKATANLTHKEPTSSFCQERLSAKAYQPVKSMDNLSTGCSKYNNQVTAKQVVLHKDGQAAHLCHFYSSNKTKETRPQISGPSKNDPSAGQPGKVSLFQSKTTEPIRRLPVTDSLHCEKDITFPPLQLPSNVGSEIHTSLEKDRSLIGEWNRNFKVISLKERMDEPNTEQVYNHSQFENLRKFWDLGANPNSQDNIEKNTTTSQKNPVPFNSQKREEFSDIKSSGKNTHERETLLSQKKVPEREEIEKLNSKGTLQVLPNETTFPLRPPRKSTHQLPGYESSKENMGKNTEGFVTPVFKEEKDYSDREIQEIQESLVKTSVFSKDYRDAFNDSLQKLLSEASSPVIQPCGGKVHKKQALEPGISENRTWPRKTDFADTEEEAKRPKEIINEHIDKTVAPPKVNSNTLTASLDKLLKEATGPPPSSLQTKCEPATTRIDSESEESRVYEKGIEWSQNTSAYQREILAAFPEAGTSGNSALSQKAQSGSEEEPRPVLKTLEMSAARKMPSKSLEDIASDSSNQAKVDNLPEELVRSAEDVSTVPSQPDNQFSHPDKLKRMSKSVPAFLQDESDDRETDTTSEGSYQLSRHKKSPSSLTNLSSSSGMTSLSSVSGSVMSVYSGDFGNLEVKGNIQFAIDYVDSLKELHVFVAQCKDLAAADIKKQRSDPYVKTYLLPDKGKMGKKKTLVVKKTLNPVYNEILRYKIDRQILKTQKLNLSVWHRDTFKRNSFLGEVELDLETWDWDNKQNKQLKWYPLKRKTAPVAFEAENRGEMKLALQYVPEPMPGKKLPTTGEVHIWVKECLDLPLLRGSHLNSFVKCTILPDTSRKSRQKTRAVGKTTNPVFNHTMVYDGFRPEDLTEACVELTVWDHYKLTNQFLGGLRIGFGTGKSYGTEVDWMDSTSEEVALWEKMVNSPNTWIEATLPLRMLLIAKISK